TCGTTCGGAGCCGCTGCGGGTGCGTACGAGGCGGGCAGGCCGGACTACCCCCTCGAGGTCGTCCGCTGGTTGCTGGAGCCCGCGCGCCTCGCGGACCGGCGCATCCGCGTCGTCGACGCGGGCGCCGGTACGGGAAAGCTCACCCGGGTCATCGTGGAAGCGGAGGCCGAGGTGGTAGCGGTCGACCCGGACCCGGACATGCTCGCGGTGCTGCGTTCCCGGGTGATCGGCGTCCCCGCGTTCACCGGGACAGCGGAGCACCTGCCTCTTCCCGACGCGTCCGTCGACGCTGTTCTGCTCGGCCAGGCATGGCACTGGGTCGCCCCCGATGCCGGTGCGAGAGAAGCCGCGCGGGTCTTGGGGCCGGGAGGACTCCTCGGTCTCGTGTGGAACATCCGCGACGACGACGTGCACTGGGTCGCCGAGCTGACAGAAGCGATGCGGGGGAGTCACGCCGAGCGGATGCTGGCCGAGGACGGCGTGCGCATCGGCCTGCCGTTCCCGACTCCCGAGCGGAAGACGTGGCGGTGGGTGCGGACGATGGATCGGACGGCGCTCCTCGACATGGTCGCCTCCCGCAGCTACGTCATCACGGCCGATCCCACGCACCGCGCCGAGATCCTGGCGTCGGTGGAAGCGATCTTCGATCGCGAGCGACGTGACGAGGACGGCACGGACGTCGTCGACCTGCCCTACCGGACCGAGGCCTTCCGCAGCATCCTCCCGTGATGGCGGCGCGTGGGGCGTGGAGCCGTCACACGTAGACTGGATGCCCGTGGCTCTTACTATCGGCATCGTCGGCCTGCCCAACGTCGGCAAGTCCACTCTGTTCAATGCGCTGACCAAGAATCAGGTGCTCGCGGCGAACTATCCGTTCGCGACGATCGAGCCCAACATCGGCGTCGTGAACCTTCCCGACCCGCGTCTCGACACGCTGGCCGAGATCTTCCACTCCGAGCGGATCCTCCCGGCCGCCGTGTCGTTCGTCGACATCGCCGGCATCGTCCGCGGAGCATCCGAGGGAGAAGGACTCGGCAACAAGTTCCTTGCGAACATCCGCGAGGCCGACGCCATCGCTCAGGTCGTGCGCGGCTTCGCCGACGACGACGTCGTGCACGTCGACGGTGCCGTCAACCCCCGAAACGACATGGAGACGATCAACGCCGAGCTCCAGCTCGCGGACCTCGAGACGCTCGAGCGGGCGATCACGCGGTACGAGAAGGAGGTCCGCGGCAAGAAGCTCGACCCGTCGGTCCTCGAGGCGGCTGTCGCTGCGCGCGACGCCCTGCAGCGTGGCGAGCTCCTGTCGGCGTCGGGAATCGACATCACGCCGATCCGTGAACTGGGTCTTCTCACCGCGAAGCCCTTCATCTTCGTCTTCAATGTCGACGAAGCCGTCTTGACGGATGCCGCGGCGAAGGCCGCGCTCGCGGAACTCGTCGCTCCCGTACAGGCCGTCTTCCTCGACGCGAAGATCGAGTCGGAGCTCATCGACCTCGACCCCGAGGATGCCGCGGAGCTGCTGGCATCCACGGGGCAGGACGAGTCGGGCCTCGACCAGCTCGCCCGCATCGGCTTCGACACACTGGGACTGCAGACGTACCTGACGGCGGGGCCGAAAGAGGCGCGCGCCTGGACGATCGGCAAGGGCTGGAAGGCACCGCAGGCGGCGGGTGTCATCCACACCGACTTCGAGAAGGGCTTCATCAAGGCCGAAGTCATCTCGTTCGACGACCTCGTCGCGACGGGATCGGTCGCCGAGGCCCGCGCGAAGGGCAAGGCGCGCCTCGAGGGCAAGGACTACGTCATGCAGGACGGCGACGTCGTGGAGTTCCGCTTCAACAACTGACGGTCGTCGGGATTCTGAACGTCCTCACGATCGTCTGCGTGCGACATTGCGGAGTCATCGAGCTGCCTGCCCGCGCGGTCGTTGTCAGCGTCGGAGCCTGGTCGACCTGCGGATGAGGGATGCCGCGGACACGGCGAGTCCGAGCGCGAGCAGGCCCGCACCGGCGATCAGGACGGGTGACACCTCGATGCCGGTGGCTGCGAGGTGCGCAGACGTCGGCTGCGACGTGGGCGTCGAGCCGCTGCCGGGCGCGACCGCCTGCACAGTGGCTTCTGCGGTCTCCGAGGTGACGCTTCCCAGGCAGTTCGACACCACGGCGCGGTAGGAGCTGGTCCGTTCAGGCGTGGTGGTGAGGGATCCCTCGGTCTCGCCGACCAGGTCCTCCCACGTGGAGCCGTTCTGGATCTGCCACTGGATCGTGGGCGTCGTGTCTCCCTCCACGCTGATGCTCGTCGCGAAGGTGCCTCCGGGCGTGATGGTCGCCGAGGCAGGTTGCGCGACGATCGTGGCGGCGCTGCCGTAGGTGAATCGGTTGGGGAAGGTGAACGAGTAGTCCTGGCCGAGCTGCGTGTACGAGACGATCACATTCACCGGCCCGCATTCACCCGGGGGAGTCTGCGCCGTCCAACGGGTTCCGTCGTAGGTGAGATCCGTGCCAGGCGTGCCGCCGAAGGTCACCTCGGTGACCGTCGTCGCACCGCCCGGGACGAGGGTGGGCGGGGCGTTGGGGACGAAGACCGGAAGTCCGTACCCGCCCGTGCCCCACGTGTACACGTTGCCGTCCGAGCCGAGTGCCGTCGAGGCATCGGTGGTGAGCGAGATCGTCGCGAACTCGACCCCCTCGGGCACCAGAACGCGGATGGGTACGGCGGTGCCTGTGCGCTCCAAGCCGTCACCGAGCTGGCCGGCGCGGTTGTCGCCCCACGCCCACATCGATCCGTCCGCCGTCAGAATCGCCGTGTGGTAGCCGCCCATGCCGAGCTCGGTGACGACAGAGCCCGCAGGCAGCTGCGCCTGAACCGGTGTCGCGCGGTTGGTGGTGCTTCCGTCGCCCAGCTGGCCGTATCCGTTGTCACCCCAGCCATACACGGTGCCGTCGGTTGCGAGGGCGACTGTCGACTGGATGCCCGAGGAGACACTCGTGAACGTCAGTCCCGCGGGCGTGTCCACCCGTGCGGGCACGTCGCGACGAATCGCGACCCCGCCGTCGCCCAGCTGACCGAAGTTGTTCCAGCCCCAGCTGTAGAGAGCGCCGTCCGACGCCAGCGCGACGGAGTGGTAGGCCCCCGCGGCGATGGACGTGAAGGTCAGTCCTTCCGGCACCAGCACCCGCACGGGAGTGAGTCGGCTCACGAGCGTTCCGTCGCCGAGCGTTCCCTCCGGATTGGCGCCCCAGGCGTACGTATTGCCGTCCGAGCCCAGCGCGAGCACATGCGTGTGGCCGACGGACAGTCGGGTGAATGCGACGCCGGGCGGTGTGGCCACGGACACAGGGGTCGAAGTGCTGGTCGTCGTGCCGTCGCCGAGCTGGCCGTAGTCGTTGGTGCCCCAGCCGTAGGTCTTCCCATCAGAACCGATCCCGAACGCGAACTCGATACCGCTGTAGACCTCGGTGAACGTCACGCCGGCCGGAGTGCGCACGGGCGCCATCCCCGCGACGCCGCTGATCGTGCCCCGGCCCAGCTGGCCGCTCTGGTTGTCGCCCCAGGCGTAGATGCGTCCGTCCGAAGCCGCGGCCGCCGTGAAGTTGAAGCCTCCCGACACCGACGTGAATCGTTCCTGAGGGAGGAGGTCGCTCACGATCGTGCCGCCCGTCGTCGGACCGGACACGGGACTGGGTGCAGCGGATGCCGCCAGAGGCGCGGTGGACATGAGTCCAACCAAGATCAGAAGCGCGGCGGCAGTGGTCAGGTGGGTGCGGCGAGTGGTCGTCACGGGATATCTCTCCTCGAGGCAGCCGTCCGGCGTTGCCCCTCGCTCCATGCTCTGCGAGCGGCCTCAGCAGCACCACGGACCTAGGTCGCCTGTCTGACGCGTCACGAGCCGGTGGGCTGCGGCGTCCGATGCATCGCTGCCGTCCTCGTTTGCTACCGTCGTCGAGGACGAAACCCCGTGAGAGGACAGACGAGACGTGACGGACATTGAGATCTTCGAGCCCGAGGGACGCGCGATCCCGTATGCCGTCGAGGGGGAGGGGCCTGCGGTCGTGCTGATCGCGGGACAGGGTCTCACGATCGGATATCTCGGAACCCTCGCGCACTCGGTCTCGGAGGAGGACTTCCGCGTCGTTCGGATCGGGTCGCGCCGACCGTCTGACGGAGCGGTCGCCGTCACCATGCACGATCTCGCTCGGGACGTCGTCGATGTCATGGACCATCTTTCCGTCGATCACGCCTGGGTCGGCGGACACGGGTTCGGCGGGGCCGTCGCCCGCATCGTGGCGCTCGATCATCACGATCGCGTCAACGGAGTCCTGCTTCTCGGGGTCGCGACCGACGCGACCGACGCTGTAGACCTGGCGGACGTTGCGGCGCCGTTCCACGATGCGGGCGTTGTCGCACTGCAGCGTGCAGCGTGGGAGGCGCCGGGCGAACTCGCTCCGACGGTTCCCGTCCTCGTCATCCAGGGCGCCGACGACCGCATCACCCCGCCCGACAACGGCGAGGCGCTCCGCTCATCAGCACCGGGACTCGTCAGCGTCGTGACGATCGACGGGGCAGGGCATCTGTTCCCCGCAACACACATGGGAGCAACCTCGTGGGCGATCGAGGACTATCTCGACTGGGACTGACTCCCACCCACCGCCGATGTCGCTGTGGTGTCACGCCCCTGAGGGTGGCGCCGCGTGGGTCCGGTCTTCGACGATCGGATCCGCGGCATCCTCCTTCGCTGCGTCGTCCTGCGCACCAGGCGCTCCCAGATCGGCATCCGCGAGAACGAGCTTCTCGATCTGCGTGCCGGTCGTGGCATCCACGCTCTTCCAGTAGGCGAACGCACGCTGGAGCACGTCCCCCTTCACTCCGCCGAGGAGGTGCCCGGCGACCGTCTTGACGAAGGCTGTCCGCTGCGCGTCGTTCCAGACGTCGCGGACGAGCGCGCCTGCTTGCGAGAAGTCGTCGTCGTCCGGCCGGAGGGTATAGGCCTCCCGCACCATGGCGCCGTCCGTCTCCCATCCGGGATCGACCTCGCCGACGTTGTCGGCGTAGCCGCGGCCGAACGAGTTCGGAGCGTACACCGGGTCATCGCCGCGGTGCTCATACGCCATCGGACCGTCCTGCGTGTAGGTGTTGACGTCGACGTGCGGGCGGTTGACGGGCAGCTGCAGATAGTTCGCGCCGATGCGATGCCGGTGCGTGTCGGCATACGCGAAGGCGCGTCCGAGGAGCATCTTGTCGGGCGAGAACCCGATTCCGGGCACGAGGGCCGAGGGCTCGAACGCCGCCTGCTCGATCTGGGCGAAGAAGTTCTCCGGGTTGCGATCGAGGGTCATGGTGCCGACCTGGATGAGAGGGACGTCGGCGTGGGGCCACACCTTCGTCAGATCGAACGGGTTGAGGTGGTAG
This genomic stretch from Microbacterium sp. SLBN-146 harbors:
- a CDS encoding alpha/beta fold hydrolase; protein product: MTDIEIFEPEGRAIPYAVEGEGPAVVLIAGQGLTIGYLGTLAHSVSEEDFRVVRIGSRRPSDGAVAVTMHDLARDVVDVMDHLSVDHAWVGGHGFGGAVARIVALDHHDRVNGVLLLGVATDATDAVDLADVAAPFHDAGVVALQRAAWEAPGELAPTVPVLVIQGADDRITPPDNGEALRSSAPGLVSVVTIDGAGHLFPATHMGATSWAIEDYLDWD
- a CDS encoding class I SAM-dependent methyltransferase, producing MTDHEDLSRSFGAAAGAYEAGRPDYPLEVVRWLLEPARLADRRIRVVDAGAGTGKLTRVIVEAEAEVVAVDPDPDMLAVLRSRVIGVPAFTGTAEHLPLPDASVDAVLLGQAWHWVAPDAGAREAARVLGPGGLLGLVWNIRDDDVHWVAELTEAMRGSHAERMLAEDGVRIGLPFPTPERKTWRWVRTMDRTALLDMVASRSYVITADPTHRAEILASVEAIFDRERRDEDGTDVVDLPYRTEAFRSILP
- the ychF gene encoding redox-regulated ATPase YchF, which codes for MALTIGIVGLPNVGKSTLFNALTKNQVLAANYPFATIEPNIGVVNLPDPRLDTLAEIFHSERILPAAVSFVDIAGIVRGASEGEGLGNKFLANIREADAIAQVVRGFADDDVVHVDGAVNPRNDMETINAELQLADLETLERAITRYEKEVRGKKLDPSVLEAAVAARDALQRGELLSASGIDITPIRELGLLTAKPFIFVFNVDEAVLTDAAAKAALAELVAPVQAVFLDAKIESELIDLDPEDAAELLASTGQDESGLDQLARIGFDTLGLQTYLTAGPKEARAWTIGKGWKAPQAAGVIHTDFEKGFIKAEVISFDDLVATGSVAEARAKGKARLEGKDYVMQDGDVVEFRFNN